In Vespula vulgaris chromosome 10, iyVesVulg1.1, whole genome shotgun sequence, the following are encoded in one genomic region:
- the LOC127066957 gene encoding coiled-coil-helix-coiled-coil-helix domain-containing protein 7, translating to MNKLNNTDSNISKVTDVKRNLRRNHEADNPCLKEYNLSLECLSNNNYIRDACQAYFKNYRICQKFWQKIVADRKLKNIKPYLPSPEDRENIKNEYLKFNIK from the exons atgaacaagTTGAACAATACAGATAGCAATATCTCAAAGGTAAcagatgtaaaaagaaatttgcgaCGGAATCATGAAGCAGATAATCCATGTTTAAAG gAATACAATTTATCTTTAGAATGCTTgagcaataataattatattcgtgATGCTTGCCAAGCCTActtcaaaaattatagaatttgTCAGAAGTTCTgg CAAAAAATAGTGGCTGATCGTaaactaaaaaatatcaaacctTATCTTCCATCTCCAGaagatcgagaaaatataaagaatgaatatctcaaatttaatattaaatag